The Hypanus sabinus isolate sHypSab1 unplaced genomic scaffold, sHypSab1.hap1 scaffold_1975, whole genome shotgun sequence genome window below encodes:
- the LOC132387551 gene encoding zinc finger protein 239-like codes for MAHQRVHTEEWPFTCSECGKGFTSSSQLKVHQRVHTGERPFNCSDCGKGFTQLANLQAHQSVHTGEWPFNCLECGKGFIRSSQLKVHQSVHSGERPFTCSDCGKGFTQLTGLQAHQSVHTGERPFNCSDCGKGFTQLSSLQAHHSVHTGERPFTCSVCGKGFTLSSCLLTHQSVHTGEWPFTCSDCGKGFTRSSRLLTHQSVHTGEWPFTCSDCGKGFTQSSRLLTHQSVHTGERPLTSC; via the coding sequence atggctcaccagcgagttcacactgaggagtggccgttcacctgctcggaatgtgggaagggattcacttcgtcatctcaactgaaggtacatcagcgagttcacactggggagaggccgttcaactgctcagactgtggaaagggattcacacagttagctaacctacaagcacaccagtcagttcacactggagagtggccgttcaactgcttagaatgtgggaaggggttcattcggtcatctcaactgaaggtacatcagtcagttcactctggagagaggccattcacctgctcagactgtgggaagggattcacacagttaacTGGCCtgcaagcacaccagtcagttcacactggcgagaggccgttcaactgctcagactgtggtaagggattcacacagttatctaGCCTGCAAGCACACCAttcagttcacactggcgagaggccattcacctgctcagtctgtgggaagggattcactctatcatcttgcctactgacacaccagtcagttcacactggagagtggccattcacctgctcagactgtgggaagggattcactcggtcatctcgcctactgacacaccagtcagttcacactggagagtggccattcacctgctcagactgtgggaagggattcactcagtcatctcgcctactgacacaccagtcagttcacactggagagagaccgTTAACCTCCTGTTAA